Proteins from one Pseudomonas grandcourensis genomic window:
- a CDS encoding YceK/YidQ family lipoprotein: MNKLLVIVLALQLAGCATARTLDAAKPGAPVVYSGTRLDLYAMNGGCCAKDRFGAEAPSYPGVDLPASALLDTLLLPLSLLTVIGVSFQATGGL, encoded by the coding sequence ATGAATAAGCTGCTGGTGATAGTGCTGGCGCTGCAATTGGCCGGGTGTGCCACGGCGCGGACCCTCGATGCGGCCAAGCCGGGGGCGCCGGTGGTTTACTCGGGGACTCGCCTGGATTTGTACGCTATGAATGGTGGGTGCTGCGCCAAGGACCGTTTCGGCGCCGAAGCGCCAAGCTATCCCGGTGTCGACCTGCCGGCGAGTGCGTTGCTCGACACGCTGCTGTTGCCGCTGTCATTGCTGACGGTGATAGGGGTGAGTTTTCAGGCGACGGGCGGATTGTAG
- a CDS encoding CidA/LrgA family protein: MLLRGLTWLVLFQLLGTAINHLFLPVLPGPIVGLLLLLVYLICRGQVGEPLNLAAGSLLRYLPLLLVPPAVGVMVYAADIAADFWAIVGALVLSLLLSMAFAGVLMQRMVKRHAHSEDNQ; encoded by the coding sequence ATGTTGTTACGGGGCCTGACGTGGCTGGTGCTGTTCCAATTGCTCGGCACTGCGATCAATCATTTGTTCTTGCCGGTGCTGCCGGGGCCGATTGTGGGGTTGCTGCTGTTACTGGTGTACCTCATCTGTCGCGGACAGGTCGGCGAGCCGCTGAACCTGGCGGCCGGCAGCCTGCTGCGCTACCTGCCGCTGTTGCTGGTGCCGCCGGCCGTGGGCGTGATGGTCTACGCCGCTGACATCGCGGCTGACTTCTGGGCCATTGTCGGTGCACTGGTGTTGTCGCTGCTGCTTTCGATGGCCTTCGCCGGGGTGCTGATGCAGCGCATGGTCAAGCGTCACGCTCACTCCGAGGACAACCAATGA
- the mpl gene encoding UDP-N-acetylmuramate:L-alanyl-gamma-D-glutamyl-meso-diaminopimelate ligase has protein sequence MHIHILGICGTFMGSMAVLAKELGHHVTGSDANVYPPMSTQLQAQGIELTQGYDPAQLDPAPDLVVIGNAMSRGNPAVEYVLNKGLPYVSGPQWLADHVLQGRWVLAVAGTHGKTTTSSMLAWVLEHAGMAPGFLIGGVPQNFSVSARLGDTPFFVIEADEYDSAFFDKRSKFVHYRPRTAILNNLEFDHADIFPDLPAIERQFHHLVRTIPSEGLVIHPTTEPALQRVIEMGCWTPVQTTGAGGQWQVKLLSEDGSKFEVMFEGVAQGVVEWDMTGQHNVANGLATLAAARHVGVVPSMGIAALSAFKSVKRRMEKVAEVGGITIYDDFAHHPTAIATTLDGLRKRIGDAPLIAIIEPRSNSMKLGAHRDGLPESVVDADQVIWYAPANLGWDLAGTAALCTVPSIVSDSLEGIIERVKSQAQPGTHVVIMSNGGFGGLHGKLAEALK, from the coding sequence ATGCACATTCATATTCTTGGTATCTGCGGCACTTTCATGGGGTCAATGGCGGTTCTGGCCAAGGAGCTGGGCCATCACGTGACGGGCTCCGATGCCAACGTCTATCCGCCGATGAGCACTCAGCTGCAAGCCCAGGGCATTGAATTGACCCAAGGCTACGACCCGGCGCAACTCGATCCGGCCCCTGATCTGGTAGTGATCGGCAACGCCATGTCCCGGGGCAACCCGGCTGTGGAGTACGTGCTGAACAAAGGCCTGCCCTACGTCTCCGGCCCGCAATGGCTGGCCGATCATGTGCTGCAAGGTCGCTGGGTACTGGCGGTTGCCGGTACGCACGGCAAGACCACCACCAGCAGCATGCTGGCCTGGGTGCTGGAACACGCGGGCATGGCCCCGGGTTTCCTGATTGGCGGCGTGCCGCAAAACTTCTCGGTGTCGGCGCGCCTGGGCGATACGCCGTTCTTCGTCATCGAAGCCGACGAGTACGACAGCGCGTTCTTCGACAAACGCTCCAAGTTCGTGCACTACCGCCCGCGCACGGCAATCCTGAACAACCTCGAGTTCGATCACGCGGACATCTTCCCGGACCTGCCGGCCATCGAGCGGCAGTTCCATCACTTGGTGCGGACTATCCCGAGCGAAGGCCTGGTGATTCATCCGACCACTGAGCCGGCCTTGCAACGCGTGATCGAGATGGGTTGCTGGACCCCGGTGCAAACCACCGGTGCCGGCGGTCAGTGGCAGGTCAAGCTGCTCAGTGAAGATGGCTCGAAGTTCGAAGTGATGTTCGAAGGCGTCGCCCAGGGTGTGGTCGAGTGGGACATGACGGGCCAGCACAACGTCGCCAATGGCCTGGCGACCCTGGCTGCTGCACGCCACGTCGGTGTGGTGCCGTCCATGGGCATTGCCGCGTTGAGCGCCTTCAAAAGCGTGAAGCGCCGGATGGAAAAAGTCGCGGAAGTGGGTGGCATCACCATTTATGACGACTTCGCTCACCACCCGACTGCCATCGCCACCACGCTGGATGGCCTGCGCAAACGCATCGGCGATGCACCGTTGATCGCGATCATCGAGCCGCGTTCCAACTCCATGAAACTTGGCGCGCACCGTGACGGATTGCCGGAAAGCGTGGTCGATGCCGATCAGGTGATCTGGTACGCGCCGGCCAACCTCGGCTGGGACCTGGCGGGTACTGCGGCGCTGTGCACCGTGCCGTCGATTGTCAGTGATTCCCTTGAGGGCATCATCGAGCGCGTGAAGAGCCAGGCCCAACCCGGCACCCACGTGGTTATCATGAGCAACGGCGGCTTCGGCGGCCTGCACGGCAAACTGGCCGAGGCGCTCAAATGA
- the ubiX gene encoding flavin prenyltransferase UbiX, which translates to MNNGPDRITLAMTGASGAQYGLRLLDCLVREDREVHFLISKAAQLVMATETDVTLPTKPQMMQAFLTEYTGAAAGQIRVYGREDWMSPVASGSGAPAAMVVVPCSTGTLSAIATGACNNLIERAADVTLKERRQLILVPREAPYSSIHLENMLKLSNMGVTILPASPGFYHQPQTIDDLIDFVVARILNLLNIPQDMLPRWGEHHLTSDE; encoded by the coding sequence ATGAACAACGGCCCGGACCGCATCACCCTGGCAATGACCGGCGCTTCAGGCGCCCAGTACGGTTTGCGCCTGCTCGACTGCCTGGTGCGGGAAGATCGTGAGGTGCACTTCCTGATTTCCAAGGCCGCACAGTTGGTGATGGCCACCGAAACCGACGTCACGCTGCCGACCAAGCCGCAGATGATGCAGGCGTTCCTTACCGAATACACGGGGGCTGCCGCCGGGCAGATTCGGGTGTACGGCAGGGAAGACTGGATGTCTCCGGTGGCTTCGGGTTCCGGCGCGCCAGCGGCGATGGTGGTGGTGCCGTGCTCCACGGGCACGTTGTCGGCCATCGCTACCGGCGCCTGCAACAACCTGATCGAACGGGCCGCCGACGTGACGCTCAAAGAGCGTCGGCAGTTGATCCTGGTGCCCCGTGAAGCGCCGTATTCGAGCATTCACCTGGAGAACATGCTCAAGTTGTCGAACATGGGCGTGACAATCCTGCCGGCATCTCCGGGCTTCTACCATCAGCCTCAAACCATCGACGACCTGATCGATTTCGTCGTGGCACGGATTCTCAACCTGCTGAATATTCCTCAGGACATGTTGCCGCGCTGGGGCGAGCATCATCTGACCAGCGATGAATAA
- a CDS encoding LON peptidase substrate-binding domain-containing protein, which translates to MSLPLFPLNTVLFPGCILDLQIFEARYLDMIGRCMKQGGGFGVVCILDGEEVGIAPAGYALVGCEALITDFKQQDNGLLGIRVQGGRRFHVLRTEVQRDQLTVAEVEWLEDEPEQPLQDEDADLVALLKALAEHPMVEALNMGTEATGQQSLANQLAYLLPFAELDKIDLLQLDDPQQRLDAIQALLDELQGELFT; encoded by the coding sequence ATGAGTCTGCCGCTTTTTCCGCTCAATACAGTGCTGTTTCCAGGCTGCATCCTCGACTTGCAGATCTTCGAAGCGCGCTATCTGGACATGATCGGCCGCTGCATGAAGCAGGGCGGCGGCTTCGGCGTGGTGTGCATCCTCGATGGCGAGGAAGTCGGGATTGCCCCGGCGGGTTACGCCCTGGTCGGGTGCGAGGCGCTGATCACCGATTTCAAACAGCAGGACAACGGCCTGCTGGGGATTCGGGTTCAGGGCGGGCGGCGTTTCCACGTGTTGCGAACGGAAGTCCAGCGCGATCAGTTGACCGTCGCCGAAGTCGAGTGGCTGGAAGACGAACCCGAGCAGCCACTGCAGGATGAGGACGCCGACCTGGTGGCCTTGCTCAAGGCCCTGGCGGAACACCCGATGGTTGAAGCCTTGAACATGGGCACCGAAGCGACCGGCCAGCAGTCACTGGCCAATCAGTTGGCGTATCTGTTGCCTTTCGCTGAACTGGACAAGATCGACCTGCTGCAACTCGACGATCCGCAGCAACGACTGGATGCGATTCAGGCGTTGCTGGATGAGTTGCAGGGGGAGTTGTTTACCTGA
- a CDS encoding LrgB family protein, which produces MIFDWHGAWTSVIHHPLFGIGITLGAYQLVLAAFEKTRWIFLQPVLVSMLLVIGVLVGCGLTYAEYRKSTEILSILLGPATVALAVPLYLNLRRIRQLFWPIFTTLVIGGVVATGMGVLLGWSFGAEHMILMTMAPKSVTSPIAMLVAEQIGGVAALAAVFVLITGVIGAIFGPALLTRLGVHSPEARGMALGMTAHAVGTSVALQESEECGAFAALAMSLMGVATAVFLPLAVSMVV; this is translated from the coding sequence ATGATCTTCGACTGGCACGGCGCCTGGACGTCGGTGATTCATCATCCCTTGTTTGGTATCGGCATTACCCTTGGCGCCTATCAACTCGTCCTGGCGGCATTCGAGAAAACCCGATGGATCTTTTTGCAGCCGGTGTTGGTCTCCATGTTGCTGGTGATCGGCGTGCTGGTGGGCTGCGGCCTGACCTACGCCGAGTACCGCAAGAGCACCGAGATCCTGAGCATCCTGCTCGGCCCGGCCACTGTCGCGCTGGCGGTGCCGCTTTATCTCAACCTGCGACGGATTCGGCAGTTGTTCTGGCCGATATTTACTACGCTGGTGATAGGCGGGGTGGTGGCCACGGGGATGGGCGTGTTGCTGGGCTGGTCGTTTGGTGCCGAGCACATGATCCTGATGACCATGGCACCGAAATCGGTGACCTCGCCTATCGCCATGTTGGTGGCTGAGCAGATCGGTGGTGTCGCGGCGCTGGCAGCGGTGTTCGTCTTGATTACCGGTGTGATCGGCGCGATTTTCGGCCCGGCGTTGTTGACCCGTCTCGGCGTGCACAGTCCGGAAGCCAGGGGCATGGCGCTGGGAATGACGGCCCACGCGGTCGGCACGTCGGTGGCGTTGCAGGAAAGTGAAGAGTGCGGCGCCTTCGCGGCGCTGGCGATGAGCCTGATGGGTGTGGCCACGGCGGTGTTCCTGCCGTTGGCGGTGTCGATGGTGGTGTAA
- a CDS encoding MaoC family dehydratase: MPYVPVAELKDYVGKELGRSEWLTIDQDRINLFAEATGDFQFIHVDPVKAAQTPFGSTIAHGFLSLSLIPKLMEDILVMPEGLKMVVNYGLDSVRFIQPVKVNSKVRLKVDLTEVIEKKPGQWLLKATTTLEIEGSDKPAYIAEPLSLCFV; encoded by the coding sequence ATGCCCTATGTTCCAGTTGCAGAGCTCAAAGATTATGTCGGCAAGGAACTTGGACGTTCCGAATGGCTCACCATCGATCAGGACCGCATCAACCTGTTCGCCGAAGCCACAGGGGATTTTCAGTTCATCCACGTCGACCCGGTCAAGGCCGCGCAAACGCCATTTGGCAGCACCATCGCTCACGGCTTCCTGTCGCTGTCGCTGATCCCGAAACTGATGGAAGACATCCTCGTCATGCCCGAAGGCTTGAAGATGGTGGTCAACTACGGCCTCGACAGCGTGCGCTTCATCCAGCCGGTCAAGGTCAACTCGAAAGTGCGCCTGAAGGTCGACCTGACCGAAGTCATCGAGAAGAAACCCGGCCAGTGGCTACTCAAGGCCACCACCACCCTGGAAATCGAAGGTTCGGACAAACCGGCGTACATCGCCGAACCCCTGTCCCTGTGCTTCGTATAA
- a CDS encoding bifunctional DedA family/phosphatase PAP2 family protein: protein MGPWLDSVTGWLAVNPQWLAAAVFIVAFVECLAIAGLIVPGTVLLFAVAVLAGSGALPLSETLLLGFLAGVLGDVVSYFLGRHFHQNIRRLPGLRHHPEWIAGAEAYFQRYGTASLLVGRFIGPLRPMLPMVAGMCDMPFPRFIAVSLLAGAGWSVAYLLPGWATGAAIRLPLPEGFWTQAGIVAGSIAVMVGLSATSSLRQHRRATALIAGMSFLILTGLFIGYPHLGALDQGLMTLVQEHRNPMLDEVAVVFTLIGEFRNMLLFSVLLTGLLLLMRQWRPAIFTGSTLLCTALANTATKYFFARVRPEVLSDPLTSYSMPSGHASGSFALFLTLAVLAGRGQPPRMRLTWLLVGCLPAMAIALSRVYLGAHWPTDVLAGAMLAACVCAASLWLIQRNEPLNALPPKVWWLVLPALVALFGFFVLRHLPHTMLRYAY from the coding sequence ATGGGCCCATGGCTCGATAGCGTGACCGGATGGCTGGCGGTCAACCCGCAATGGCTGGCAGCAGCGGTATTCATCGTGGCCTTTGTGGAATGTCTGGCGATTGCCGGGCTGATCGTTCCCGGCACGGTGTTGCTGTTCGCCGTGGCGGTACTGGCAGGCAGCGGTGCGTTGCCGCTGAGTGAAACCTTGCTTCTGGGCTTCCTTGCCGGTGTGTTGGGTGACGTGGTTTCGTATTTCCTTGGACGGCATTTTCATCAGAACATCCGGCGCCTGCCCGGTTTGCGCCATCACCCGGAATGGATTGCCGGGGCCGAGGCCTATTTCCAGAGGTATGGCACCGCCAGCCTGCTGGTCGGGCGTTTTATCGGGCCATTGCGGCCGATGCTGCCCATGGTCGCCGGCATGTGCGACATGCCCTTCCCACGCTTCATCGCCGTCAGCCTGCTGGCCGGTGCCGGCTGGTCGGTGGCTTATCTGCTGCCAGGCTGGGCTACCGGCGCAGCCATTCGCCTGCCGTTGCCTGAAGGTTTCTGGACTCAGGCCGGGATCGTTGCCGGCAGCATTGCGGTCATGGTGGGGTTGAGCGCCACCAGCAGCTTGCGCCAGCATCGCAGGGCTACAGCGTTGATCGCTGGCATGAGCTTTCTCATTCTGACGGGATTGTTCATCGGCTATCCGCACCTTGGCGCCCTCGATCAAGGGCTGATGACCCTGGTGCAGGAGCATCGCAATCCAATGCTCGATGAGGTGGCGGTGGTTTTCACACTGATCGGTGAATTCCGCAACATGCTGTTGTTCAGCGTACTGCTGACAGGTTTGCTGCTGCTGATGCGCCAATGGCGCCCTGCGATCTTCACCGGAAGCACCCTGCTCTGCACGGCATTGGCGAACACCGCGACCAAATACTTCTTTGCCCGAGTGCGCCCTGAAGTGCTGAGTGACCCACTGACCAGCTACAGCATGCCCAGTGGCCACGCGTCTGGCTCTTTTGCGCTGTTCCTGACCCTCGCCGTACTGGCCGGCCGTGGACAACCGCCACGGATGCGTCTGACCTGGTTATTGGTGGGCTGCCTGCCCGCAATGGCGATTGCGCTTTCGCGGGTTTACCTCGGAGCGCATTGGCCGACGGATGTATTGGCCGGCGCAATGCTTGCGGCGTGCGTCTGCGCGGCGAGCCTGTGGCTGATCCAGCGCAATGAACCGCTCAACGCCTTGCCTCCCAAGGTCTGGTGGCTGGTGCTCCCTGCCTTGGTGGCATTGTTCGGTTTCTTCGTGTTGCGGCATTTGCCCCATACGATGTTGCGGTATGCGTACTAG
- a CDS encoding oxidoreductase, translating into MYLTPQHVLLAGATGLTGEHLLDRLLNEPTITRVLAPSRRPLAKHPHLENPVGDPAEFLPQLNGRVDIAYCCLGTTIKQAGSEQAFRAVDLDMVVAFAKRAREMGARHLIVISALGADRRSSIFYNRVKGEMEYALRAQDWPQLTICRPSLLLGDRTEPRLGEKFAGPLSRLIPGKYHGIEACQLARAMWRLALEEQDGVRIVESDELRKLGK; encoded by the coding sequence ATGTACTTGACGCCTCAGCACGTATTGCTTGCCGGAGCCACCGGGCTGACCGGTGAACATCTGCTTGATCGCCTGCTTAACGAGCCAACGATTACCCGGGTATTGGCCCCCTCACGCAGGCCTCTGGCCAAGCACCCGCACCTTGAAAACCCGGTCGGCGACCCGGCGGAGTTTCTGCCACAGTTGAACGGCCGCGTCGACATCGCCTACTGCTGCCTGGGCACCACCATCAAACAGGCAGGCTCGGAACAGGCGTTCCGCGCGGTGGACCTGGACATGGTCGTGGCCTTTGCCAAACGCGCACGGGAGATGGGCGCACGGCACCTGATCGTGATCAGTGCTCTGGGAGCCGATCGCAGATCCTCGATTTTCTACAACCGGGTCAAAGGCGAGATGGAGTACGCATTGCGCGCGCAGGACTGGCCGCAGCTGACTATTTGCCGCCCTTCGCTGTTGCTGGGTGATCGCACTGAACCGCGACTGGGCGAGAAGTTCGCCGGTCCGCTGTCTCGGCTGATCCCTGGCAAATACCATGGTATTGAAGCCTGCCAACTGGCCCGCGCGATGTGGCGCCTGGCGCTGGAAGAGCAGGATGGCGTGCGGATTGTCGAGTCGGATGAGCTGCGCAAACTCGGCAAGTAA
- a CDS encoding C13 family peptidase, whose product MRPLALLALTLMLTACGDGESPLPPDARLPDGGRYRGDLVNGLLQGKGRIDYPNGSWYAGEFDKGQWQGQGEWHGSNGEVYRGQFNQGLFDGQGALTTNASSYSGGFKAGRRNGEGTLKENGMSYRGEFKADQYAGLGRLELEDGSSYQGLFAHGKPNGEGQRGDGNGNQFTGHFVDGQLEGNGTFNSADGDMYVGGFKNNQLHGKGRYENADGDVWLGQFKEGSLNGKGELIGTDGSHYIGQFNDWRFSGQGRLNLSDGSFYTGQFDNDSYQGRGTLVLTDGTVLSGTWINGQRVRDAEGKLLPDTLELGLLAQGRLLDAALTNVPPSTPAVELYSLTLGGDGKQSVFLRESDYVANMLSTRFGTFGQIRLVNHRDHLADRPMATRENLRRAALTLAERSGPEDLIFIYLTSHGTSEHELVLDQPRMELADLPADELAAVLAPLKNRDKIIVISSCYSGGFIPALKDERTLIMTASRADRVSFGCSEEANFTYFGDALFAQALNQTDDLEQAFKLAKATVAERELADGFEASEPQIWAPKTVLSHWQLLRKQQARKALQSASMESKDANSN is encoded by the coding sequence ATGCGCCCACTTGCACTCCTTGCCTTGACCCTGATGCTCACCGCTTGCGGCGACGGCGAATCGCCATTGCCTCCTGACGCACGCCTGCCGGACGGCGGACGCTATCGCGGTGACCTGGTCAATGGCCTGCTGCAAGGCAAGGGGCGTATCGACTACCCGAATGGCAGCTGGTACGCCGGCGAGTTCGACAAGGGCCAGTGGCAAGGCCAGGGCGAATGGCATGGCAGCAATGGCGAAGTCTATCGCGGGCAGTTCAATCAGGGACTGTTCGACGGCCAAGGGGCGCTGACCACCAATGCCAGCAGCTACAGCGGCGGCTTCAAGGCCGGCCGACGCAACGGCGAAGGCACCCTCAAAGAAAATGGCATGAGCTATCGCGGGGAGTTCAAGGCCGATCAATACGCCGGCCTGGGTCGCCTCGAACTCGAAGACGGCAGCTCCTATCAGGGCCTGTTCGCCCACGGCAAACCCAATGGCGAAGGACAGCGCGGCGACGGCAACGGCAATCAGTTCACCGGGCACTTCGTCGACGGCCAGCTGGAAGGCAACGGGACTTTCAACAGCGCCGACGGCGACATGTATGTCGGCGGCTTCAAGAACAATCAACTGCACGGCAAAGGCCGCTACGAAAACGCCGACGGCGATGTCTGGCTGGGCCAGTTCAAGGAAGGCTCGCTGAACGGCAAGGGCGAGTTGATCGGCACTGACGGCAGCCACTACATCGGCCAGTTCAATGACTGGCGCTTTTCCGGCCAGGGCCGCCTGAACCTGTCCGATGGCAGCTTTTACACCGGCCAGTTCGACAACGACAGCTACCAGGGGCGCGGCACATTGGTGTTGACCGACGGCACCGTGCTCAGCGGCACCTGGATCAATGGCCAGCGTGTACGCGACGCCGAGGGCAAACTACTGCCCGACACCCTTGAGCTCGGCCTGCTGGCCCAGGGACGCCTGCTCGACGCGGCGCTGACCAACGTTCCACCCTCGACCCCGGCGGTGGAGCTGTATTCATTGACCCTGGGTGGCGATGGCAAGCAAAGCGTGTTTCTGCGCGAATCAGACTACGTCGCCAACATGCTCAGCACCCGTTTCGGCACCTTTGGCCAGATTCGCCTGGTGAACCATCGCGACCACCTCGCCGACCGCCCGATGGCTACCCGGGAAAACTTGCGCCGGGCTGCCCTGACGCTGGCCGAACGCAGCGGTCCGGAAGATCTGATTTTCATCTACCTGACCAGCCACGGCACCAGCGAACACGAGCTGGTGCTGGACCAGCCACGCATGGAATTGGCCGATCTGCCGGCCGACGAATTGGCCGCTGTTCTCGCCCCCCTGAAAAACCGCGACAAGATCATCGTGATTTCGTCCTGCTACTCCGGCGGATTCATTCCCGCCCTCAAGGATGAACGGACCCTGATCATGACGGCCTCGCGGGCCGACCGAGTGTCCTTCGGTTGCTCGGAGGAAGCCAACTTCACTTACTTCGGCGACGCCCTGTTCGCCCAGGCCCTGAACCAGACCGATGACCTGGAACAAGCCTTCAAACTGGCCAAGGCCACTGTCGCCGAACGTGAGCTGGCGGACGGTTTCGAAGCGTCCGAACCACAGATCTGGGCACCGAAAACCGTGCTCTCGCATTGGCAGTTACTGCGCAAACAGCAGGCACGAAAAGCCCTGCAAAGTGCGTCCATGGAAAGCAAGGATGCAAACAGCAACTAA
- a CDS encoding sigma-54-dependent Fis family transcriptional regulator, protein MHDNHLSRHAQQVLTVTQGKTHLHGPGSDPSIARSWLRCLEDYHLDPALSIAPTVLEHGRVLESRERLQQVLHIAGNEMTSLHQQLSGAGHAVLLTDARGVILNCVTAPAERQIFERAGLWLGADWSEACEGTNGIGTCLVERQSLTIHQDEHFRGRHTGLTCSASPVFDPHGELLAVLDVSSARRDVSRQSQFHTMALVNLSAKMIESCYFLRCFDNQWLLRFHLQAESVGLFSEGLLAFDGEGRICAVNQSALNLLGHIRGGLLGKPVEAFFDCSLDELLGRASTNAATSWPLRTRDGRKLFAVLRGEARRPLPIPMVPAAKVVQAPRLSGICLDDATLQADFRKALRVYERDVPLLINGETGSGKEAFAKAVHHASQRAEKAFVALNCAAIPESLIESELFGYRGGSFTGARKEGMRGKLQQADGGTLFLDEIGDMPLALQTRLLRVLEDRQVVPIGGEPESVNVRIISATHRNLLDRVQDGSFREDLYYRLNGLEVALPALRDRSDKSRLLDFLLAEEAGGETVLIDGPAREALLGFAWPGNVRQLRNVLRTLAALCENGRIGLEDLPAMIRSARPAVAQAIEEPSEHPLEDAERLALLTALEQTRWHMTHTAEQLGVSRNTLYRKLRKHGIAR, encoded by the coding sequence ATGCACGACAACCATTTGAGTCGCCATGCCCAGCAAGTATTGACCGTGACTCAGGGAAAGACCCACCTGCACGGTCCTGGCAGCGATCCGTCCATCGCCCGTTCCTGGCTGCGCTGCCTTGAGGACTATCACCTCGATCCGGCCCTGAGCATCGCGCCGACGGTGCTGGAACATGGCCGTGTCCTGGAAAGCCGCGAACGCTTGCAGCAGGTTCTGCACATCGCCGGCAATGAAATGACCAGCCTGCATCAACAACTCTCCGGCGCCGGCCACGCAGTGCTGCTGACCGACGCCCGCGGCGTGATCCTCAACTGCGTCACCGCGCCCGCCGAACGGCAGATTTTCGAGCGCGCCGGCCTTTGGCTCGGTGCCGACTGGAGCGAGGCCTGCGAAGGCACCAATGGCATCGGCACCTGCCTGGTGGAGCGTCAGTCACTGACCATCCATCAGGATGAACACTTTCGTGGCCGCCATACCGGCCTGACCTGCTCGGCGAGCCCGGTCTTCGATCCCCATGGCGAACTGCTGGCTGTACTTGACGTGTCGTCGGCGCGGCGCGATGTGTCGCGGCAAAGCCAGTTCCACACCATGGCACTGGTCAATCTATCGGCGAAGATGATCGAGAGCTGCTACTTCCTGCGCTGTTTCGACAATCAATGGTTGTTGCGTTTTCACTTGCAGGCCGAGTCCGTCGGTTTGTTCAGCGAAGGGTTGCTGGCATTCGACGGGGAAGGGCGCATTTGTGCGGTCAACCAGAGTGCGCTGAACCTGCTGGGACATATTCGCGGCGGCTTGCTGGGTAAGCCGGTGGAGGCGTTTTTCGATTGTTCGCTCGATGAGTTGCTCGGTCGTGCGAGCACCAATGCCGCCACCAGTTGGCCGTTGCGTACCCGTGATGGTCGCAAGCTGTTTGCAGTGTTGCGCGGTGAGGCACGGCGACCGCTGCCGATTCCGATGGTGCCAGCGGCCAAGGTTGTACAAGCGCCGCGCCTGTCGGGCATTTGCCTGGATGACGCGACGTTGCAGGCGGACTTCCGCAAAGCCTTGCGCGTCTACGAGCGCGACGTGCCGCTGCTGATCAACGGCGAAACCGGGTCCGGCAAGGAGGCCTTTGCCAAAGCGGTGCACCACGCCAGCCAGCGGGCGGAGAAAGCCTTTGTCGCCCTCAATTGCGCCGCCATTCCCGAAAGCCTGATTGAAAGCGAACTGTTCGGATATCGCGGCGGCAGCTTTACCGGCGCGCGCAAGGAGGGCATGCGTGGCAAGTTGCAACAGGCCGATGGCGGGACCTTGTTCCTCGATGAAATCGGTGACATGCCACTGGCCTTGCAGACGCGCTTGCTGAGGGTGCTCGAAGACCGGCAAGTGGTGCCGATCGGCGGCGAACCGGAATCGGTGAATGTGCGGATCATCAGTGCCACTCACCGTAACTTGCTGGATCGTGTGCAGGACGGCAGCTTCCGTGAGGATTTGTATTACCGTCTCAACGGGCTGGAAGTCGCGTTGCCGGCCTTGCGTGATCGTAGCGACAAATCCCGGTTGCTCGACTTTCTGCTGGCCGAGGAGGCGGGCGGAGAAACCGTGTTGATCGACGGGCCGGCGCGGGAGGCCTTGTTGGGGTTCGCCTGGCCGGGAAACGTGCGGCAGTTGCGAAATGTGCTGCGTACGCTGGCAGCACTGTGTGAGAACGGGCGGATCGGCCTGGAGGATTTGCCGGCGATGATTCGTTCGGCCAGGCCGGCGGTGGCGCAGGCTATCGAGGAGCCATCGGAGCATCCGTTGGAAGATGCCGAGCGACTGGCGTTACTCACGGCGCTGGAGCAGACGCGCTGGCATATGACGCATACGGCGGAGCAGTTGGGGGTCAGTCGCAATACCCTATATCGGAAGCTGCGTAAACACGGTATCGCCCGGTAG